Proteins encoded by one window of Actinocorallia herbida:
- a CDS encoding phosphatase PAP2 family protein: protein MVRIAPRPAVRSSLTGSDGPAAVSPLVRVPPLPRPSVVRELVLVAVFYTAYTLLRILLNDPGGPARAFANAAAVLDLERALSLDVELGLNRALVASEPLSLAANLFYLSAHFAVTLAVLAWLYRAHGAHYARLRTALVAATGTALAGFWLFPLAPPRFLPSEGFLDPVTAFGTPGLYASDVSAAMTNQYAAMPSMHAGWAVWCGIALVTLGRRWTTRALGLAYPACTVAVVLATANHYVLDVVAGVALVVLAYSLVPVAGSLRTRLRRRAHHRAGLTGPDDRLIENPASPESPPPGRAQRPLP from the coding sequence ATGGTTCGTATCGCCCCCCGTCCTGCCGTTCGTTCAAGTCTGACCGGTTCGGACGGGCCGGCCGCCGTCTCCCCGCTGGTCCGCGTCCCGCCGCTCCCGCGGCCGTCGGTCGTGCGCGAACTCGTGCTCGTCGCCGTCTTCTACACCGCTTACACCCTGCTCCGGATCCTGCTGAACGACCCGGGCGGTCCCGCCCGCGCGTTCGCCAACGCCGCGGCGGTCCTCGACCTGGAACGCGCGCTCTCCCTGGACGTCGAACTCGGGCTGAACCGCGCGCTGGTGGCCAGCGAGCCCCTGTCCCTCGCCGCGAACCTCTTCTACCTGAGCGCGCACTTCGCCGTGACGCTCGCGGTGCTGGCGTGGCTCTACCGCGCCCACGGCGCGCACTACGCGCGGCTGCGGACCGCCCTCGTGGCGGCCACCGGGACGGCGCTCGCGGGCTTCTGGCTGTTCCCCCTGGCCCCGCCCCGCTTCCTGCCCTCCGAGGGCTTCCTGGACCCCGTGACGGCCTTCGGCACACCCGGCCTGTACGCCTCCGACGTCTCGGCGGCCATGACCAACCAGTACGCGGCGATGCCGTCGATGCACGCGGGCTGGGCGGTGTGGTGCGGGATCGCCCTCGTGACGCTCGGCCGCCGGTGGACGACGCGCGCGCTCGGCCTCGCCTACCCGGCCTGCACCGTCGCGGTGGTGCTGGCGACCGCCAACCACTACGTCCTGGACGTGGTGGCCGGCGTCGCCCTCGTCGTACTCGCGTACTCATTGGTCCCGGTGGCGGGCTCTTTGAGAACCCGGCTTCGCCGGAGAGCCCACCACCGGGCCGGGCTCACTGGTCCCGATGACAGGCTCATCGAGAACCCGGCTTCGCCGGAGAGCCCGCCACCGGGCCGGGCTCAGCGGCCGCTTCCGTAG
- a CDS encoding OsmC family protein, which yields MPSVRVERTETGFTATNDRGGRIEIGSTRDEGVFSPVELLLAALGGCEMATVEPLTAKRGHRLAKLATVVEAEKVSDTELRSFTVTYEIELPPEDEKALEVFRSVAGRVHERYCPVGKALKNPMPVEQRLP from the coding sequence ATGCCGTCGGTCCGGGTAGAGCGCACCGAGACGGGCTTCACCGCCACCAACGACCGGGGAGGCCGGATCGAGATCGGCTCGACCCGCGACGAGGGGGTGTTCTCCCCCGTCGAGCTCCTGCTCGCCGCGCTCGGCGGCTGCGAGATGGCGACGGTCGAGCCCCTGACCGCCAAGCGCGGCCACCGCCTGGCCAAGCTGGCGACCGTCGTGGAGGCGGAGAAGGTCTCCGACACGGAGCTGAGGTCCTTCACCGTCACGTATGAGATCGAGCTCCCCCCGGAGGACGAGAAGGCGCTTGAGGTCTTCCGCTCGGTCGCCGGGCGCGTCCACGAGCGGTACTGCCCGGTCGGGAAGGCGCTGAAGAACCCGATGCCGGTAGAGCAGCGGCTGCCCTGA
- a CDS encoding peptidase E encodes MSTDGQPHILAIGGGTFVSNGRFGLDPSPLLRYAFDLTGQDRPRVCFLATALGDQSERVAQMYEAFGRMDAEVTHVALFPMPNMEDLRGHLLAQDLVYVTGGSVVNLLALWRAHGLDEIFAEVWRSGVVLAGQSAGAMCWHSGGNTDSYGPALRPLSDGLGLLPYSCGVHYDSDAQRRPLLHSSIASGELPDGYAADEGVALHYVGTEFVQAVGYRPSGRAWRIERDGTGVKETPIEPRQLR; translated from the coding sequence TTGAGCACTGACGGACAGCCGCACATCCTCGCCATCGGCGGCGGGACCTTCGTGTCCAACGGCCGCTTCGGCCTGGACCCGAGCCCGCTGCTGCGCTACGCCTTCGACCTCACCGGGCAGGACAGGCCGCGCGTCTGCTTCCTGGCCACGGCCCTGGGCGACCAGTCCGAGCGCGTCGCCCAGATGTACGAGGCCTTCGGCCGGATGGACGCCGAGGTCACCCACGTCGCGCTGTTCCCCATGCCCAACATGGAGGACCTGCGCGGCCACCTGCTCGCCCAGGACCTCGTCTACGTGACCGGCGGCAGCGTCGTCAACCTGCTCGCCCTGTGGCGGGCGCACGGCCTCGACGAGATCTTCGCCGAGGTGTGGCGCTCCGGCGTCGTGCTGGCCGGGCAGAGCGCGGGCGCGATGTGCTGGCACTCCGGCGGCAACACCGACTCCTACGGCCCGGCCCTGCGGCCGCTGAGCGACGGCCTCGGCCTGCTCCCGTACTCCTGCGGCGTCCACTACGACAGCGACGCCCAGCGCAGGCCGCTGCTGCACTCCTCGATCGCCTCGGGGGAACTGCCCGACGGCTACGCGGCCGACGAGGGCGTCGCGCTGCACTACGTCGGCACCGAGTTCGTCCAGGCCGTCGGCTACCGCCCGTCCGGCCGGGCGTGGCGGATCGAGCGGGACGGGACCGGGGTGAAGGAGACCCCGATCGAGCCACGCCAGCTCCGCTGA
- the lipB gene encoding lipoyl(octanoyl) transferase LipB has translation MIFVHAGFGDQAVPYEDGWALQRRTHERRVADAVGDTVIMLEHQPVYTAGKRTEPLDRPLGDPGAPVIDVDRGGKITWHGPGQLTVYPIVRLPDPIDVVAFVRKMEEAMIGVLGEFGLQGVRVEGRSGVWLVDGEAPDRKLGSVGLRVSQGVTMHGIQINCDNDLSWFDRIVPCGISDASSTSLTRELGRPVTVREVLPLAERHIAEQLGAAETFHRTLAQL, from the coding sequence GTGATTTTCGTGCATGCGGGCTTCGGTGACCAGGCTGTTCCCTACGAGGACGGGTGGGCGCTCCAGCGCCGCACCCACGAGCGCCGGGTGGCCGACGCCGTCGGCGACACCGTGATCATGCTGGAGCACCAGCCGGTCTACACCGCGGGCAAGCGCACCGAGCCGCTGGACCGGCCGCTGGGCGACCCGGGCGCGCCGGTGATCGACGTCGACCGCGGCGGCAAGATCACCTGGCACGGTCCCGGTCAGCTCACCGTCTACCCGATCGTCCGGCTGCCCGACCCGATCGACGTCGTGGCCTTCGTCCGCAAGATGGAGGAGGCCATGATCGGGGTGCTCGGCGAGTTCGGCCTGCAAGGGGTACGGGTCGAAGGGCGCAGCGGCGTCTGGCTGGTCGACGGCGAGGCCCCGGACCGCAAGCTCGGCTCGGTCGGGCTGCGCGTCTCCCAGGGCGTGACGATGCACGGCATCCAGATCAACTGCGACAACGACCTGAGCTGGTTCGACCGGATCGTGCCGTGCGGCATCAGCGACGCGTCCTCCACCTCGCTCACCCGCGAACTGGGCCGTCCGGTGACCGTCCGGGAGGTGCTGCCGCTGGCCGAGCGGCACATCGCCGAGCAGCTGGGCGCGGCGGAGACGTTCCACCGCACCCTGGCCCAGC